The proteins below are encoded in one region of Epinephelus lanceolatus isolate andai-2023 chromosome 7, ASM4190304v1, whole genome shotgun sequence:
- the slc26a2 gene encoding sulfate transporter — MTHGDDCCTTAEDGAESDQLQPLLLERVEKEKSKSWQTVVSHRLKKHCVCTPKKAKSKILGFVPILKWLPHYQLREWLLGDVMSGLIVGVLLVPQSIAYSLLASQDPIYGLYTSFFSSIIYALLGTSRHISVGIFGVLCLLVGQVVDRELALAGYLTESSSSSNSSALLLAGQGNGTVECDRSCYAITVGATVTFTAGVYQVLMGLFQVGFVSVYLSDSLLSGFATGASLTILTSQLKYLLGLKIPRPQGWFTLFKTWYGILTNLGKTNICDLVTSIVCLLILVPTKELNDRFKAKLKAPIPFELFVVVIATLASHFGHFNTDYGSDVAGDIPTGFLPPKLPMWSLIPNVAVDAFSIAIVGFAITVSLSEMFAKKHGYTVDANQEMYAIGFCNILPSFFRCFTTSAALTKTLVKESTGCQTQVSGLVSALVLLLVLLVIAPLFYSLQKCVLAVIILVNLRGALRKFGDIPSMWRVNRVDTSIWLITMATSALVNTELGLLVGVLVSALCVLGRTQQAKVLELGRAPTREHYEDLSSYRGLQRHPGVAVFKYEAPIYYANQSLFKKSLYRGVGLDPLKEKTRLMKLKKKNNQQGEAAGLPNMKSVDTSKEDNIEAGATTTTLMLDKKSSRSLRSVVIDCSAIMFLDTAGVNALKEVRKDYEELGIKVVLAQCNTSALDALERGGYYPDKKGCDEEENKIIFFTIADAVHYVQSLSVPNGDYDNRC, encoded by the exons ATGACTCATGGCGATGACTGCTGTACAACAGCAGAAGATGGAGCTGAGAGCGACCAGCTGCAGCCTCTTCTTCTGGAAAGGGTGGAGAAAGAAAAGTCTAAAAGCTGGCAAACTGTTGTGTCACATCGTTTAAAGAAACACTGCGTGTGCACACCAAAGAAAGCTAAATCCAAAATACTGGGCTTTGTGCCAATTCTGAAATGGCTGCCACACTACCAGCTCAGGGAATGGCTGCTGGGTGATGTCATGTCAGGACTGATTGTTGGAGTCCTATTGGTCCCTCAGTCTATAGCCTACTCCTTATTAGCCAGTCAGGACCCCATATATGGTCTCTATacttctttcttctcctccatcatctaCGCCCTCTTAGGCACTTCCAGACACATCTCAGTGGGGATCTTTGGGGTGCTCTGCCTGCTTGTGGGTCAGGTTGTGGACAGGGAGTTAGCTTTGGCAGGATACCTCacagaaagcagcagcagcagtaacagtAGCGCCCTCCTGCTGGCCGGCCAGGGGAATGGCACTGTGGAATGTGACAGAAGCTGCTATGCAATCACAGTGGGAGCAACAGTTACCTTTACTGCTGGAGTTTACCAG GTGCTCATGGGCCTTTTCCAGGTAGGCTTCGTCTCAGTCTACCTCTCAGACTCCCTTCTCAGTGGCTTCGCTACAGGAGCCTCCCTCACCATCCTCACGTCCCAGTTAAAATACCTCCTGGGCCTCAAGATCCCCAGGCCTCAGGGCTGGTTCACTCTGTTTAAGACCTGGTACGGCATTCTCACCAACCTGGGAAAAACCAACATTTGTGACCTGGTGACCAGTATAGTGTGTTTACTGATACTGGTACCTACCAAGGAGCTCAATGATCGCTTCAAAGCCAAGCTGAAG GCTCCAATCCCCTTCGAGCTCTTCGTGGTGGTTATTGCAACACTTGCTTCTCATTTTGGCCACTTCAATACCGACTACGGTTCGGACGTAGCTGGTGACATCCCCACGGGTTTCCTCCCTCCCAAGCTGCCCATGTGGAGTCTGATCCCCAACGTAGCTGTTGACGCCTTCTCCATCGCCATCGTGGGATTCGCTATCACTGTCTCACTGTCAGAGATGTTCGCCAAGAAGCACGGCTACACGGTGGATGCCAACCAGGAGATGTACGCCATTGGCTTCTGCAACATCTTGCCATCGTTCTTCCGCTGCTTCACCACCAGCGCTGCGCTGACTAAGACCCTCGTCAAGGAGTCCACAGGGTGCCAGACTCAGGTATCTGGGCTGGTGAGCGCCCTCGTCCTGCTGCTGGTACTGCTGGTCATCGCACCGCTCTTCTATTCCCTGCAAAA ATGTGTATTAGCAGTCATCATCCTGGTTAACCTTCGTGGAGCTTTACGTAAGTTCGGAGACATTCCAAGCATGTGGCGTGTCAACCGTGTTGATACCTCCATCTGGCTGATCACCATGGCAACCTCTGCGCTGGTCAACACAGAGCTAGGTCTGCTCGTTGGGGTTTTGGTATCAGCCCTCTGCGTCCTGGGCCGAACACAGCAGGCCAAGGTGCTGGAGCTTGGCCGGGCTCCAACCAGGGAGCATTATGAGGACCTGTCGTCTTACCGTGGCCTTCAAAGACATCCCGGAGTGGCTGTTTTTAAATACGAGGCTCCAATCTATTATGCCAACCAGAGCTTGTTCAAAAAATCTCTCTATAGGGGTGTAGGGCTCGACCCTCTGAAGGAGAAAACACGGCTTATGAAGctcaagaagaagaacaacCAGCAGGGAGAGGCTGCAGGACTCCCAAATATGAAGTCAGTGGATACAAGTAAAGAGGATAACATTGAAGCtggtgcaacaacaacaaccttgaTGCTTGACAAGAAATCTTCCCGTAGCTTACGCAGTGTGGTGATAGACTGCAGCGCCATCATGTTTTTAGATACAGCTGGAGTGAATGCTCTCAAAGAAGTCCGCAAAGATTATGAAGAACTTGGGATCAAGGTGGTCCTGGCCCAGTGTAATACCTCAGCACTGGACGCACTGGAAAGAGGGGGATACTACCCTGACAAAAAAGGGTGTGATGAAGAAGAGAACAAAATCATATTCTTCACCATCGCAGATGCCGTCCACTACGTCCAAAGCCTTTCGGTTCCGAACGGAGACTATGACAACAGATGCTAA